The Alosa sapidissima isolate fAloSap1 chromosome 16, fAloSap1.pri, whole genome shotgun sequence genome has a segment encoding these proteins:
- the LOC121685312 gene encoding SPARC-like protein 1, which yields MLVPINLILLLVLTFDLRTVTGGRAQRRQRQAEDKLKPYLGRVDPETLCGLLKCHSPVGSWCQVVEEGEYLIPRCMCPQACPRQGVPVCSVLGKTYGNECLLHKEACRKKRRIGLAHPGPCMVPRAQCTDEEFGQFPYRLLDWFLLLSRMGESYDPKAPSQSCLSHTARTQLAQRRFVLLDRNQDGKLSRRDLKKLYYKRMPLEHCAKRFFQSCDKNRNKKVTLREWTSCLVRGSEGWFHRYMSMKMGSRKLCPTTESNL from the exons ggaggTAGAGCACAGCGGAGACAGAGGCAAGCAGAGGACAAGTTAAAGCCATACCTTGGCAGAGTGGATCCAG aGACATTGTGTGGCTTACTGAAATGCCACAGTCCAGTAGGATCCTGGTGTCAGgtagtggaggagggagagtaTCTCATCCCAAGGTGTATGTGTCCTCAGGCTTGTCCAcg CCAGGGGGTGCCAGTGTGTAGTGTTTTGGGGAAGACCTACGGAAATGAGTGTCTGCTGCATAAAGAAGCCTGTAGGAAGAAACGTCGCATTGGTCTTGCTCACCCTGGACCTTGTATGG TGCCCAGGGCTCAGTGCACAGATGAGGAGTTTGGTCAGTTTCCCTACCGGCTGCTGGACTGGTTCTTGCTCCTGAGCCGTATGGGGGAGAGCTATGACCCCAAAGCCCCCTCTCAGAGCTGCCTGAGCCACACAGCGCGCACTCAGCTCGCCCAG CGGAGGTTTGTCCTTCTGGACCGCAATCAGGATGGGAAGTTGAGCCGGCGGGACCTGAAGAAGCTGTATTATAAGAGGATGCCTTTGGAGCACTGTGCCAAGAGATTCTTcca ATCATGTGACAAGAACAGGAACAAGAAGGTGACCCTGCGGGAGTGGACGTCATGCCTGGTGAGGGGTTCCGAGGGCTGGTTCCACCGTTACATGT CTATGAAGATGGGCTCTCGCAAGTTATGTCCTACAACTGAGAGCAATCTTTAA